One genomic region from Pongo abelii isolate AG06213 chromosome 4, NHGRI_mPonAbe1-v2.0_pri, whole genome shotgun sequence encodes:
- the MTX3 gene encoding metaxin-3 isoform X1 encodes MAAPLELSCWGGGWGLPSVHSESLVVMAYAKFSGAPLKVNVIDNTWRGSRGDVPILTTEDDMVSQPAKILNFLRKQKYNADYELSAKQGADTLAYIALLEEKLLPAVLHTFWVESDNYFTVTKPWFASQIPFPLSLILPGRMSKGALNRILLTRGQPPLYHLREVEAQIYRDAKECLNLLSNRLGTSQFFFGDTPSTLDAYVFGFLAPLYKVRFPKVQLQEHLKQLSNLCRFCDDILSSYFRLSLGGISPAGQETVDANLQKLTQLVNKESNLIEKMDDNLRQSPQLPPRKLPTLKLTPAEEENNSFQRLSP; translated from the exons ATGGCGGCCCCCTTGGAACTCAGTTGCTGGGGAGGCGGCTGGGGGCTCCCATCGGTTCACAGCGAGTctctggtggtgatg GCTTATGCCAAATTTTCTGGTGCACCCTTGAAAGTCAATGTGATAGATAACACCTGGAGAGGTTCAAGAG GTGATGTACCAATTTTGACAACTGAAGACGACATGGTTTCTCAGCCAGCAAAAATACTaaactttttaagaaaacag aaatataatgctgATTATGAACTCTCAGCAAAACAAGGGGCAGATACATTGGCTTATATTGCTCTCCTCGAAGAGAAGCTTCTCCCTGCAGTG CTTCACACATTCTGGGTTGAGAGTGACAATTACTTTACTGTGACAAAGCCATGGTTTGCTTCACAAATTCCTTTTCCTTTGAGTTTGATCCTGCCTGGAAGAATGTCTAAGGGAGCACTGAACAGGATTCTCCTGACCAGAGGACAGCCTCCCCTCTACCACCTCCGAGAAGTGGAAGCGCAG ATATACAGAGATGCCAAGGAGTGCCTAAATCTTCTATCAAACAGATTGGGAACATCTCAGTTTTTCTTTGGAGATAC GCCTTCTACCTTGGATGCctatgtttttggttttcttgcaCCTCTTTACAAAGTACGGTTTCCTAAAGTTCAGCTACAAGAACATCTGAAACAGCTCTCCAACCTCTGTCGCTTTTGTGATGACATCCTGAGCAGTTATTTTAGGCTTAGTCTTGGAG GCATCTCTCCAGCTGGACAAGAAACGGTAGATGCAAATCTGCAGAAACTCACACAACTTGTAAATAAGGAATCCAACTTGATTGAAAAG ATGGATGACAATCTTCGCCAAAGCCCTCAGCTTCCTCCTCGGAAACTGCCAACACTTAAATTGACTCcagcagaagaagaaaataattccttCCAACGGCTTTCACCCTGA
- the MTX3 gene encoding metaxin-3 isoform X5, with amino-acid sequence MVSQPAKILNFLRKQKYNADYELSAKQGADTLAYIALLEEKLLPAVLHTFWVESDNYFTVTKPWFASQIPFPLSLILPGRMSKGALNRILLTRGQPPLYHLREVEAQIYRDAKECLNLLSNRLGTSQFFFGDTPSTLDAYVFGFLAPLYKVRFPKVQLQEHLKQLSNLCRFCDDILSSYFRLSLGGISPAGQETVDANLQKLTQLVNKESNLIEKMDDNLRQSPQLPPRKLPTLKLTPAEEENNSFQRLSP; translated from the exons ATGGTTTCTCAGCCAGCAAAAATACTaaactttttaagaaaacag aaatataatgctgATTATGAACTCTCAGCAAAACAAGGGGCAGATACATTGGCTTATATTGCTCTCCTCGAAGAGAAGCTTCTCCCTGCAGTG CTTCACACATTCTGGGTTGAGAGTGACAATTACTTTACTGTGACAAAGCCATGGTTTGCTTCACAAATTCCTTTTCCTTTGAGTTTGATCCTGCCTGGAAGAATGTCTAAGGGAGCACTGAACAGGATTCTCCTGACCAGAGGACAGCCTCCCCTCTACCACCTCCGAGAAGTGGAAGCGCAG ATATACAGAGATGCCAAGGAGTGCCTAAATCTTCTATCAAACAGATTGGGAACATCTCAGTTTTTCTTTGGAGATAC GCCTTCTACCTTGGATGCctatgtttttggttttcttgcaCCTCTTTACAAAGTACGGTTTCCTAAAGTTCAGCTACAAGAACATCTGAAACAGCTCTCCAACCTCTGTCGCTTTTGTGATGACATCCTGAGCAGTTATTTTAGGCTTAGTCTTGGAG GCATCTCTCCAGCTGGACAAGAAACGGTAGATGCAAATCTGCAGAAACTCACACAACTTGTAAATAAGGAATCCAACTTGATTGAAAAG ATGGATGACAATCTTCGCCAAAGCCCTCAGCTTCCTCCTCGGAAACTGCCAACACTTAAATTGACTCcagcagaagaagaaaataattccttCCAACGGCTTTCACCCTGA
- the MTX3 gene encoding metaxin-3 isoform X2 has product MAAPLELSCWGGGWGLPSVHSESLVVMAYAKFSGAPLKVNVIDNTWRGSRGDVPILTTEDDMVSQPAKILNFLRKQKYNADYELSAKQGADTLAYIALLEEKLLPAVLHTFWVESDNYFTVTKPWFASQIPFPLSLILPGRMSKGALNRILLTRGQPPLYHLREVEAQIYRDAKECLNLLSNRLGTSQFFFGDTPSTLDAYVFGFLAPLYKVRFPKVQLQEHLKQLSNLCRFCDDILSSYFRLSLGGYSLDGEATVHISGATALVRCIFCTFYRWMTIFAKALSFLLGNCQHLN; this is encoded by the exons ATGGCGGCCCCCTTGGAACTCAGTTGCTGGGGAGGCGGCTGGGGGCTCCCATCGGTTCACAGCGAGTctctggtggtgatg GCTTATGCCAAATTTTCTGGTGCACCCTTGAAAGTCAATGTGATAGATAACACCTGGAGAGGTTCAAGAG GTGATGTACCAATTTTGACAACTGAAGACGACATGGTTTCTCAGCCAGCAAAAATACTaaactttttaagaaaacag aaatataatgctgATTATGAACTCTCAGCAAAACAAGGGGCAGATACATTGGCTTATATTGCTCTCCTCGAAGAGAAGCTTCTCCCTGCAGTG CTTCACACATTCTGGGTTGAGAGTGACAATTACTTTACTGTGACAAAGCCATGGTTTGCTTCACAAATTCCTTTTCCTTTGAGTTTGATCCTGCCTGGAAGAATGTCTAAGGGAGCACTGAACAGGATTCTCCTGACCAGAGGACAGCCTCCCCTCTACCACCTCCGAGAAGTGGAAGCGCAG ATATACAGAGATGCCAAGGAGTGCCTAAATCTTCTATCAAACAGATTGGGAACATCTCAGTTTTTCTTTGGAGATAC GCCTTCTACCTTGGATGCctatgtttttggttttcttgcaCCTCTTTACAAAGTACGGTTTCCTAAAGTTCAGCTACAAGAACATCTGAAACAGCTCTCCAACCTCTGTCGCTTTTGTGATGACATCCTGAGCAGTTATTTTAGGCTTAGTCTTGGAG GCTATAGTTTGGATGGGGAGGCCACAGTCCACATAAGCGGTGCCACAGCATTAGTCAGATGTATCTTTTGTACTTTCTACAGATGGATGACAATCTTCGCCAAAGCCCTCAGCTTCCTCCTCGGAAACTGCCAACACTTAAATTGA
- the MTX3 gene encoding metaxin-3 isoform X6 — MAAPLELSCWGGGWGLPSVHSESLVVMAYAKFSGAPLKVNVIDNTWRGSRGDVPILTTEDDMVSQPAKILNFLRKQKYNADYELSAKQGADTLAYIALLEEKLLPAVLHTFWVESDNYFTVTKPWFASQIPFPLSLILPGRMSKGALNRILLTRGQPPLYHLREVEAQIYRDAKECLNLLSNRLGTSQFFFGDTPSTLDAYVFGFLAPLYKVRFPKVQLQEHLKQLSNLCRFCDDILSSYFRLSLGDG, encoded by the exons ATGGCGGCCCCCTTGGAACTCAGTTGCTGGGGAGGCGGCTGGGGGCTCCCATCGGTTCACAGCGAGTctctggtggtgatg GCTTATGCCAAATTTTCTGGTGCACCCTTGAAAGTCAATGTGATAGATAACACCTGGAGAGGTTCAAGAG GTGATGTACCAATTTTGACAACTGAAGACGACATGGTTTCTCAGCCAGCAAAAATACTaaactttttaagaaaacag aaatataatgctgATTATGAACTCTCAGCAAAACAAGGGGCAGATACATTGGCTTATATTGCTCTCCTCGAAGAGAAGCTTCTCCCTGCAGTG CTTCACACATTCTGGGTTGAGAGTGACAATTACTTTACTGTGACAAAGCCATGGTTTGCTTCACAAATTCCTTTTCCTTTGAGTTTGATCCTGCCTGGAAGAATGTCTAAGGGAGCACTGAACAGGATTCTCCTGACCAGAGGACAGCCTCCCCTCTACCACCTCCGAGAAGTGGAAGCGCAG ATATACAGAGATGCCAAGGAGTGCCTAAATCTTCTATCAAACAGATTGGGAACATCTCAGTTTTTCTTTGGAGATAC GCCTTCTACCTTGGATGCctatgtttttggttttcttgcaCCTCTTTACAAAGTACGGTTTCCTAAAGTTCAGCTACAAGAACATCTGAAACAGCTCTCCAACCTCTGTCGCTTTTGTGATGACATCCTGAGCAGTTATTTTAGGCTTAGTCTTGGAG ATGGATGA
- the MTX3 gene encoding metaxin-3 isoform X3 has product MAAPLELSCWGGGWGLPSVHSESLVVMAYAKFSGAPLKVNVIDNTWRGSRGDVPILTTEDDMVSQPAKILNFLRKQKYNADYELSAKQGADTLAYIALLEEKLLPAVLHTFWVESDNYFTVTKPWFASQIPFPLSLILPGRMSKGALNRILLTRGQPPLYHLREVEAQIYRDAKECLNLLSNRLGTSQFFFGDTPSTLDAYVFGFLAPLYKVRFPKVQLQEHLKQLSNLCRFCDDILSSYFRLSLGGISPAGQETVDANLQKLTQLVNKESNLIEKAIVWMGRPQST; this is encoded by the exons ATGGCGGCCCCCTTGGAACTCAGTTGCTGGGGAGGCGGCTGGGGGCTCCCATCGGTTCACAGCGAGTctctggtggtgatg GCTTATGCCAAATTTTCTGGTGCACCCTTGAAAGTCAATGTGATAGATAACACCTGGAGAGGTTCAAGAG GTGATGTACCAATTTTGACAACTGAAGACGACATGGTTTCTCAGCCAGCAAAAATACTaaactttttaagaaaacag aaatataatgctgATTATGAACTCTCAGCAAAACAAGGGGCAGATACATTGGCTTATATTGCTCTCCTCGAAGAGAAGCTTCTCCCTGCAGTG CTTCACACATTCTGGGTTGAGAGTGACAATTACTTTACTGTGACAAAGCCATGGTTTGCTTCACAAATTCCTTTTCCTTTGAGTTTGATCCTGCCTGGAAGAATGTCTAAGGGAGCACTGAACAGGATTCTCCTGACCAGAGGACAGCCTCCCCTCTACCACCTCCGAGAAGTGGAAGCGCAG ATATACAGAGATGCCAAGGAGTGCCTAAATCTTCTATCAAACAGATTGGGAACATCTCAGTTTTTCTTTGGAGATAC GCCTTCTACCTTGGATGCctatgtttttggttttcttgcaCCTCTTTACAAAGTACGGTTTCCTAAAGTTCAGCTACAAGAACATCTGAAACAGCTCTCCAACCTCTGTCGCTTTTGTGATGACATCCTGAGCAGTTATTTTAGGCTTAGTCTTGGAG GCATCTCTCCAGCTGGACAAGAAACGGTAGATGCAAATCTGCAGAAACTCACACAACTTGTAAATAAGGAATCCAACTTGATTGAAAAG GCTATAGTTTGGATGGGGAGGCCACAGTCCACATAA
- the MTX3 gene encoding metaxin-3 isoform X4 — protein MAAPLELSCWGGGWGLPSVHSESLVVMAYAKFSGAPLKVNVIDNTWRGSRGDVPILTTEDDMVSQPAKILNFLRKQKYNADYELSAKQGADTLAYIALLEEKLLPAVLHTFWVESDNYFTVTKPWFASQIPFPLSLILPGRMSKGALNRILLTRGQPPLYHLREVEAQIYRDAKECLNLLSNRLGTSQFFFGDTPSTLDAYVFGFLAPLYKVRFPKVQLQEHLKQLSNLCRFCDDILSSYFRLSLGAFSCMNRNQQ, from the exons ATGGCGGCCCCCTTGGAACTCAGTTGCTGGGGAGGCGGCTGGGGGCTCCCATCGGTTCACAGCGAGTctctggtggtgatg GCTTATGCCAAATTTTCTGGTGCACCCTTGAAAGTCAATGTGATAGATAACACCTGGAGAGGTTCAAGAG GTGATGTACCAATTTTGACAACTGAAGACGACATGGTTTCTCAGCCAGCAAAAATACTaaactttttaagaaaacag aaatataatgctgATTATGAACTCTCAGCAAAACAAGGGGCAGATACATTGGCTTATATTGCTCTCCTCGAAGAGAAGCTTCTCCCTGCAGTG CTTCACACATTCTGGGTTGAGAGTGACAATTACTTTACTGTGACAAAGCCATGGTTTGCTTCACAAATTCCTTTTCCTTTGAGTTTGATCCTGCCTGGAAGAATGTCTAAGGGAGCACTGAACAGGATTCTCCTGACCAGAGGACAGCCTCCCCTCTACCACCTCCGAGAAGTGGAAGCGCAG ATATACAGAGATGCCAAGGAGTGCCTAAATCTTCTATCAAACAGATTGGGAACATCTCAGTTTTTCTTTGGAGATAC GCCTTCTACCTTGGATGCctatgtttttggttttcttgcaCCTCTTTACAAAGTACGGTTTCCTAAAGTTCAGCTACAAGAACATCTGAAACAGCTCTCCAACCTCTGTCGCTTTTGTGATGACATCCTGAGCAGTTATTTTAGGCTTAGTCTTGGAG CATTTTCCTGCATGAACAGAAATCAGCAGTAG